In Candidatus Effluviviaceae Genus I sp., the genomic stretch GCGTCGATGCTGAGCGAGAAGAGGGCGAGCTGCCTCGTCGCGCTCCTTCCCTGGGGAACCACCGTCGGCTTCGCGAGGCTCGATCCCTCGACGGGCGAGTTCACGGTCTCGGAGCACGCGCCGGACGAGGTCAGGCGCGAGGTCCTGCGGGCCGACGCCGCCGAGATCCTCGTGCCGGAGGGCAGGGCGGACGGACCGCCGCTCGCCTCGCTCCTTTCCGAGATCCCCGGCGTCGTCGTGACGAGGCTGCCGGACTGGGAGTTCGGCCGCGGCCCGGCGGCGCAGACGCTCGCGGAGCACTTCGGGGTGGCGAACCTCGACGCGTTCGGCCTCGCGGGTCTCACCGAGGGGATCGGCGCGGCGGGCGCGGCCCTGCGCTACCTCAAGGACCTCAAGCGGCGCGACCTCAGGCAGATCACGTCGGTGCGGCGGATCGCCCGTTCCGACCACATGGTGCTCGACGAGACGACGCAGCGGAACCTCGAGCTCGTCGAGCCGCTCGAGCAGGGTCTGCCGGGAGCGACGCTCCTCGGCGCGCTCGACCGCACGACGTCGCCGATGGGCGCGCGGCTTCTCAGGCAGTGGATCCTCTATCCTCTCGTGGACGCGGCGCGCATCGCCGACAGGCTCGCCGCCGTCGAGAGCTTCGTGGGGCGGCACGCGGTGGCGCGCGGGCTCGCCGAGACCGTGGGGGAGCTCTGCGACGTCGCGAGGGTGACGGGGCGCGTCGGCTCCGGGCACGCCGGACCCCGCGACCTCGCCGCGCTCAGGCGGTCGATCGAGCTCCTTCCCGCCGTCCGCGACGGCCTCGCGGCGTTCGGATCCGCCGCGCTCGCGGCGCGCGCCGCGGCGATCCCGGACCTCGCCCCGGCCGCGGCCGTCATCGCCGGCGCGATCGTGGACAACCCGCCGCCGAGCCTGAGGGAGGGCGGGGTCATCCGCGACGGGCACGACGCACGGCTCGACGAGCTGCGGGAGATCGCGCGCTCCGGCAAGGGCTGGATCGCGAAGCTCCAGGCCGCCGAGCGTGGGCGAACCGGCATCCCGAACCTCAAGGTCGGCTACAACAGGGTCTTCGGCTACTACATCGAGGTCACGAACCCGTCCCTGCATCTCGTGCCGCCGGACTACGCGCCGAGACAGACGCTCGTGAGCGGGGCCCGCTTCGTCACGCCCGAGCTCAAGGAGCGCGAGGCGAGCGTCCTCACCGCCGAGGAGGACATGCTCCGCCTCGAGCAGGAGCTCTTCGCGGGCGCGCGGGAGCGCGTCGCGGGGTTCACCGCGGAGCTCCGGGCGGCCTCGGACGCGCTCGCGGAGATCGACGCGCTTCTCTCCCTGGCGTCGGCGGCCGTCGAGGGCCGCTACGTGCGCCCGGTCGTGGACGACGGCGACGCGATCGTCGTTTCGGAGGGACGCCACCCGGTCGTCGAGAGGCTGCTCGAGGCCGGCGGGTTCGTGCCGAACGACGTCACGCTCGACCGCTCCGGCCGGCAGGTCCTTCTCATCACGGGCCCGAACATGGCGGGCAAGTCCACGTACCTGCGGCAGACGGCGCTCATCGCCATCATGGCCCAGATGGGGTCGTTCGTCCCGGCGGCCGACGCCCGCATCGGCCTCGTCGACAGGGTCTTCACGAGGATCGGCGCCACCGACGCGCTGGCGAGGGGCCGCAGCACGTTCCTCGTGGAGATGAGCGAGACGGCCAACATCCTCCGGAACGCGACGGAGCGGAGCCTCGTCCTCCTCGACGAGGTCGGGCGCGGAACGAGCACGTTCGACGGGCTCGCGATCGCGTGGGCCGTGACCGAGCATCTGCACGACGCGTCCGGCGCGCGCCCGCGCACGCTGTTCGCGACGCACTACCACGAGCTCACGGAGCTTGCGGACGTGCTTCCCGGCGTGAAGAACATGAACGTCCTCGTGCAGGACACGGGGGAGACGGTCGTGTTCCTGAGGAGGATCGTCCCCGGTGCCGCCGACCAGAGCTACGGCGTCCACGTCGCCCGACTTGCAGGCATGCCGGAGTCGGTCGTGGTGCGCGCGCAAGAGGTCCTCAGGAACCTCGAGTCGTCGCAGTACACGCCGGACGCCGTCCCGCGCCTCGCGGGCGGCGAGCACGGCCCGCTCTCGTCGGGCGGGGCGCAGCTCGGGCTGTTCGAGGCGCCGGCGTCCGAGGTCGAGCGGAGGCTCGCCGAGATCGACATTGACCGCATGACGCCGATGGACGCGCTCGCGACGCTGGCCGAGCTCAAGAAGCGGGGGCAGGGTGAGCGCTAGGATCAGGGTCCTCTCGGAGTCCGTGTCGAACCGCATCGCCGCGGGCGAGGTGATCGAGGGACCGTTCTCCGTCGTGAAGGAGCTCGTGGAGAACGCGCTGGACGCGGGGGCGGGCGCGATCGCCATCGAGGTGAAGGGCGGGGGGAGCGACCTCGTCCGCGTCTCCGACGACGGCAGCGGCATGGGCAGGGAGGACGCGGTCGCCGCGTTCGAGCGGTTCGCCACGAGCAAGCTCGCGGAAGCCCACGACCTCGCGGCCGTCTCGACGCTCGGCTTCCGGGGCGAGGCGCTTCCGAGCATCGCGTCCGTGTCGCGGGTGCGGCTCATCACCTGTGAGGAGGGCGCGTCCGAGGGCACGGAGGTCTCGCTGGTCGCAGGCGCGGTCCGCGACGTCCGCCCCGCCGCCCGCGCCCGCGGGACGACGGTTGAGGTCTCGTCGCTCTTCTTCAACACGCCGGCGCGACGCAAGTTCCTGCGCAGCGACCGCAGCGAGACCGCGCGGGTCCTGGACCTCGTGGGCGAGTACGCCGTGACGTACCCGGAGGTGCGCTTCGACGTCGCGGTGGACGGAAGGGCGGCCCTCGAGCTCCTGCCGTCCGAGGACCTCTCCGAGCGCGTCGCCGGCCTCGTGGGCGCGTCGGTCGCGGGCGCGCTGGTCCCGGTCGTCGCCGAGGAGGGCCTCTGCGCCGTGCGCGGCCTCGTCGGACGGCCCTCGATCGCGCGGCCGCGCCCGAGCGAGCAGCTCACGGCGGTCAACCGCCGCCCCGTGAGGAGCAGGCTCCTCGCCGCCGCGATCCGGTCGGCGTACGGCGAGCTCCTGCCGCGCGACCGGCACCCCGTCGTGTTCCTCCTGATCGACGTCGCGGGGGACGCCCTCGACGTCAACGTGCACCCGACGAAGCGCGAGGTGAGGTTCGGAGACTCGCGCGCCGTCTTCGCGCTCGTGGAGCGCGCCGTGCGCGAGGCGCTCCTCGGCGTCCAGGCGGCGCCGGCGGCCGGCCGCCCGTGGGGCGACGGCGCCGAGGTCCGGGCGGGGCAACCGGCGGGAGGCGCCGCGACGGCGGGTGAGCTTCCGCTCGCGGCGGCCGAGTCGATGGCGCCGTGGGGGGCGCCGCCGGGCGGGACGGGACGCGCGGACGCCGGGGAGGAGCTCCCCAGAGAGGCCGCCGAGGGCCCGCAGGACGCGAAGTTCTGGCAGCTCCACGGGCAGTACGTGTTCGTGCAGACGCGCGAGGGCGTGCTCGTGATCGACCAGCACGCGGCGCACGAGCGCGTCATCTACGAAGAGGCCCTTCGCAGGCTGTCCGGCACGGCCGAGAGCGGACCGAGCCAGCAGCTTCTGTTCCCGGTCGTCGTCGAGCTCTCGCCGGGGGAGTGGCAGAGCTACGAAGGCGCCCGCCCGCTCCTCGAGCGGCTGGGGTTCGCAACGCGCCCGATGAGCGGGCGCACCGTGCTCCTCGAGGCCGCGCCGGGCGCGTTCCCGCGGTGGCCGCACGACCGCATCCTCCACGACATCCTCGCCGACCTGCCGGGCGGCACGAGCGCCGTGAGGGACATCGTCGAGAGCATCGCGAGGACGATGGCCTGCAAGGCGGCGATCAAGGCCGGCGACCCGATGAAGCCGGACGAGATGCGCGCGCTCGTGGACCAGCTCTTCGCGACGGCGCTGCCGCAGGCCTGTCCGCACGGAAGACCGACCTTCATGCGGATCACGCTCGCCGAGTTCGACAGGAGGTTCGGGCGAACATGAGCGCCGGGACGACGGCGGTCGCGGAGCCCGAGGTCGAGCCGCGGTGCGCGGAGCGGCCGGCGCGCGAGGCGTCGCGCCGCGGGGCGGTGCTCACCGTCGTCGGGCCGACGGCGGTGGGAAAGACCGGCGTCGCGATCGCGGTGGCGCGCACGCTCGGCGGCGAGATCGTGTCGGCGGACTCGCGCCAGGTGTACCGCGGGATGGACATCGGCACGGCGAAGCCGACACGCGAGGAGCAGGCGCAGGTCCGCCACCACCTCATCGACATCGTGGAGCCCTGCGAGCGGTACGACGCGGCGCGCTTCGCGGCGGACGCGGAGGCGGCCATCTCGCGACTGCTCCGCGAGGGCGTCACGCCCATCGTGGTCGGCGGGACGGGATTCTACCTGGCGTCGCTCTTCGAGGGGCTCTTCGAGGCGCCGCCGCGCGACGAGTCGGTCCGCGCCGAGCTCGAGCGACGGCTGGCGGACGTGGGGCCCGAGGCGCTCCACGAGGAGCTGGAACGCGCGGACCCCAGGGCCGCCGCGAGGATCCACCGGCGCGACGGGGGCCGGGTCGTGCGAGCCCTCGAGCTCTTCCGGACCACGGCGAGAACGCTCTCGGAATGGCACGCCGGTCCCCGCAGGGTTCCCGCGTACGAGCCGCTCTACGTCGTCCTCACCATGGCGCGCCTGCCGCTGCGCGAGCGCATCGGGCGCAGGGTGGACGCGATGATGCGGGCGGGGTTTCCCCGGGAGGTCGCGTCGCTCCGCGCCGCGGGGAGACTCCTCCCGGGCATGCCGGCGGCAAGCGCCGTCGGATACCGCGAGCTCCTCGAGTTGGGCGAGCGCGGCGGTGACGCGCTCGCGGAGGCGGTCGAGCGGATCAAGACGAGCACGAGACGATACGCGAAGCGTCAGCTCACGTGGTTCCGATCGCTGCCCACGGCGCGGTGGCTCGACGCGGGCGAGCTCGGAGCGGAGGCAACGGCCGCGGAGATCGTGCGCCTCGCCCGGGCGGGAAACGCCTTGACAGGCGGTGAGCCCTGAGGTATGCATGGGGCAGGCAGACTGGCGCATTCCGAGCGGGCATAACTCAGCTGGTAGAGTATCAGCTTCCCAAGCTGAGAGTCGCGGGTTCGAATCCCGTTGCCCGCTCCATGTTACGCCCCGGAGCGGCGCGGCCCTCGCCGGCGCGCCGCCGGGGCCCCCCGGAGGACCTCGTGCGGGTGCTCGGCGTGCGGCCAGGCACAGCGGCCGCGCGGGCGGGGTTCCTGGCGGACGACGACCTGATCGCCGTGGATGGGCGTCCGGTCCACGATTCGCTCGATCTCGCGTTCGCGCTCGGCTGCGCTGAGAGCGGGACCGTCGCGTGCGCGCTCGCGCGAGACGGCGCCGTGACGGAGGTCGCGCTCCCGACGGAGGGCCCGGCCGACCTCGGCGTTGATTTCGCGCCCGACGAGACCCGCACGTGCGGGAACCGGTGCATCTTCTGCTTCGTCGATCAGCTGCCCCGCGGACTCCGGAGAAGCCTGTACGTCAAGGACGAGGACTACAGGCTCTCGTTCGCCTACGGCAACTACATCACGCTGACGAATCTCTCGCCCGCGGACTACGCGCGCATCGCTGAGCAGCGCCTGTCGCCGCTCTACGTCTCGGTCCACGCGACCGACGACGCCGTGCGTCGCCGGATGCTGGGGAACCCGAAGGCGCCGTCGATCCTCGCGTCGCTGCGGCGACTCGGGGACGCTCGCGTCGAGGTCCACGCACAGATCGTCGTCTGCCCGGGCGTCAACGACGGCGCCGCGTTCGAGCGGACGCTCGACGATCTGCTCGCGCTTCCGTCGGTCGTGCGCTCGATCGCGGTCGTCCCCGTCGGGCTGACGGCCCACCGCGCGGGGCTGCCCGACGCACGGCCGGTCGCGCCCGCGCTCGCCGCCGCGCTCGCCGACTCGGTGGAGCGGCGTCAGCCGGCGCTGCGGGCCGAGCGGGGAAGCGCGGTCGTGTTCGCGGCCGACGAGCTGTACCTCGTGGCGGGGCGGGAGCTCCCGTCCTTCGAGAGCTACGAGGAGTTCCCGCAGATCGAGAACGGCGTCGGGCTGCTCAGGAGGTTCGAGGCGGACCTCGCGGAGCGGGCCGCCGAGCTTCGCGGCCTCGTGGCGAAGCCCCTCCATCTCGCGATCGTCACGGGCACGATCGCCGCGCCGTTCATCGAGAGGGCCGTGAGGACCGCGCTCGCCGCCGCGGCGCCCGTGACGGCGCGCGTTGTGTCCGTCGGGAACTCGCTTTTCGGCCCGAGCGTCACCGTGGCGGGGCTCCTGCCGGGACGCGACCTGGCCCGGGGCGTCGCGGAGGCCGGGGCGGCCGACCTGATCCTCGTCCCCGGCGAGGCCTTCAACGAGGACGGTCTCACGCTCGACGGCATGACCATCGCCGACATCGCCGCGGGGAGAACGAACGTATCGGCCGTCCACGACGTGGTCTCGGCCCTCCTCGAAGCCGCCCGCGGCGGCGGGACGGAGTGACTCGTGGAAGCGAACACCGGTGAGCGGGCGAACCTCCCCGTCGTCGCGATCGTCGGCCGCCCGAACGTCGGGAAGTCGATGCTCTTCAACCGCATCACGCG encodes the following:
- the mutS gene encoding DNA mismatch repair protein MutS — its product is MPLDEATELTPMMRQYTRIKAEHRDAVLLFRMGDFYETFFEDAKTVSRVLGLALTTRDKGSARPVPLAGVPHHALETYLARLVAAGHKVAICDQVEDPRAAKGLVRREVTEVITPGTVLSASMLSEKRASCLVALLPWGTTVGFARLDPSTGEFTVSEHAPDEVRREVLRADAAEILVPEGRADGPPLASLLSEIPGVVVTRLPDWEFGRGPAAQTLAEHFGVANLDAFGLAGLTEGIGAAGAALRYLKDLKRRDLRQITSVRRIARSDHMVLDETTQRNLELVEPLEQGLPGATLLGALDRTTSPMGARLLRQWILYPLVDAARIADRLAAVESFVGRHAVARGLAETVGELCDVARVTGRVGSGHAGPRDLAALRRSIELLPAVRDGLAAFGSAALAARAAAIPDLAPAAAVIAGAIVDNPPPSLREGGVIRDGHDARLDELREIARSGKGWIAKLQAAERGRTGIPNLKVGYNRVFGYYIEVTNPSLHLVPPDYAPRQTLVSGARFVTPELKEREASVLTAEEDMLRLEQELFAGARERVAGFTAELRAASDALAEIDALLSLASAAVEGRYVRPVVDDGDAIVVSEGRHPVVERLLEAGGFVPNDVTLDRSGRQVLLITGPNMAGKSTYLRQTALIAIMAQMGSFVPAADARIGLVDRVFTRIGATDALARGRSTFLVEMSETANILRNATERSLVLLDEVGRGTSTFDGLAIAWAVTEHLHDASGARPRTLFATHYHELTELADVLPGVKNMNVLVQDTGETVVFLRRIVPGAADQSYGVHVARLAGMPESVVVRAQEVLRNLESSQYTPDAVPRLAGGEHGPLSSGGAQLGLFEAPASEVERRLAEIDIDRMTPMDALATLAELKKRGQGER
- the mutL gene encoding DNA mismatch repair endonuclease MutL; the encoded protein is MSARIRVLSESVSNRIAAGEVIEGPFSVVKELVENALDAGAGAIAIEVKGGGSDLVRVSDDGSGMGREDAVAAFERFATSKLAEAHDLAAVSTLGFRGEALPSIASVSRVRLITCEEGASEGTEVSLVAGAVRDVRPAARARGTTVEVSSLFFNTPARRKFLRSDRSETARVLDLVGEYAVTYPEVRFDVAVDGRAALELLPSEDLSERVAGLVGASVAGALVPVVAEEGLCAVRGLVGRPSIARPRPSEQLTAVNRRPVRSRLLAAAIRSAYGELLPRDRHPVVFLLIDVAGDALDVNVHPTKREVRFGDSRAVFALVERAVREALLGVQAAPAAGRPWGDGAEVRAGQPAGGAATAGELPLAAAESMAPWGAPPGGTGRADAGEELPREAAEGPQDAKFWQLHGQYVFVQTREGVLVIDQHAAHERVIYEEALRRLSGTAESGPSQQLLFPVVVELSPGEWQSYEGARPLLERLGFATRPMSGRTVLLEAAPGAFPRWPHDRILHDILADLPGGTSAVRDIVESIARTMACKAAIKAGDPMKPDEMRALVDQLFATALPQACPHGRPTFMRITLAEFDRRFGRT
- the miaA gene encoding tRNA (adenosine(37)-N6)-dimethylallyltransferase MiaA, encoding MSAGTTAVAEPEVEPRCAERPAREASRRGAVLTVVGPTAVGKTGVAIAVARTLGGEIVSADSRQVYRGMDIGTAKPTREEQAQVRHHLIDIVEPCERYDAARFAADAEAAISRLLREGVTPIVVGGTGFYLASLFEGLFEAPPRDESVRAELERRLADVGPEALHEELERADPRAAARIHRRDGGRVVRALELFRTTARTLSEWHAGPRRVPAYEPLYVVLTMARLPLRERIGRRVDAMMRAGFPREVASLRAAGRLLPGMPAASAVGYRELLELGERGGDALAEAVERIKTSTRRYAKRQLTWFRSLPTARWLDAGELGAEATAAEIVRLARAGNALTGGEP
- a CDS encoding DUF512 domain-containing protein — encoded protein: MRVLGVRPGTAAARAGFLADDDLIAVDGRPVHDSLDLAFALGCAESGTVACALARDGAVTEVALPTEGPADLGVDFAPDETRTCGNRCIFCFVDQLPRGLRRSLYVKDEDYRLSFAYGNYITLTNLSPADYARIAEQRLSPLYVSVHATDDAVRRRMLGNPKAPSILASLRRLGDARVEVHAQIVVCPGVNDGAAFERTLDDLLALPSVVRSIAVVPVGLTAHRAGLPDARPVAPALAAALADSVERRQPALRAERGSAVVFAADELYLVAGRELPSFESYEEFPQIENGVGLLRRFEADLAERAAELRGLVAKPLHLAIVTGTIAAPFIERAVRTALAAAAPVTARVVSVGNSLFGPSVTVAGLLPGRDLARGVAEAGAADLILVPGEAFNEDGLTLDGMTIADIAAGRTNVSAVHDVVSALLEAARGGGTE